The genomic interval CCAGATGACCGAAATACTTTTGCCCGAAACTCAACGCACGTTgcaattcaaaatatttgtaagcAATATTTATAGTTATCATGTCTTCGTTGTATTTTACCTGCAATCGTTTTTGGTTCATATGCCTAAATGTCATATAAGTATCCAGTGCAAGTGTCAATTTCagttagtttttatttttaaacttttcaaatCGCTTTTCGTATATATATCACATGATTATATGTTCAAGTTCAACAAGTTCTTCTAAAGAAGCATTAACATTACACAATTGTAAGACTAAATCTAGGGAACTTCGTACAACACTACAGTCTAGAACTAAGCAAAATACAATTAACGATATATTCTGTTGCCATATGTATCTGGTATTCGTTTTGTAACTGATATATATTGGGTGTATCATAAATTCATTCGGTTTACGTTGCTCTCTGGCATCGTACTCACTCGTCGTCATATTCCAGGACGAAGAGTTTTTTGCGTCGGAACGATGAGGTGTCGAGGACCTTGGCGGAAGACATGGCGGAGCACGGACTTTCGAAATCGTGTACCTGAACGTACCTGCCCATCGAATCCACACTGAAAGCGGATAGGTTATATTCTAGTCCATGGGTAAGCGATTAAGGGTACTCACTTATTCTTTAGCAAATCCATACGGGATTTGCCCTGGTTTGTGTTCAATGGCGTGGAATTTATTACGTTGGGGGTACCCTGATTGGATAGGTCCAGCGGGTCCTCGCCGGAAAGGAAGTCGGAGGCATAGCAGTCACGATTGGCAATGGGTGTGGATCCTACCAGCTGGAACTCCACCTGAGGCACCAAAGGCACTCCTTTTGACGAAGGCGACGGGGGGACTAAGTTAATGTTGGGCTGTGAGGCCGTTATGGGCTTACATAGATGCAGGACCTCCAGAAAGTATAGAAGATAACGAAAGGCGGCCGTTTTCCAATTGCACATTCTTCCCCATACGGCGCGACGGGATCGCCTAAAACTACGCGACTGCAAGTTGTTAAGAGTTAGTAATGTTTCTTAGCAATCTGCTCGAGGGTACATACCAGCATGCTCAAGTTCATCAGCGACTTGCGCTTCTTTTGCAGGTGCTGCAGCTTGGGATGTGAGAGTAGTTGATCGGCCGTCGGCCTCTGCGCAGGATCCGGCATCATCATGGACTTTATTACCGACTGCAGCTCCAGTGATATTTCTGTGTTACGAGGAAGACTTTAGCAACCTGCCATCTAAAAAGCAATCCAATAGCAATACTCACTGTTTATGAACTCCTCGGGCAGGATGCCGTGCCTTAGTTCGTGCCACAGCGGGCCGTTGGAAGGAAGATCCATGTAGCACGCCAGCTCTAGCATGGCGATGCCCAGACTGAAAATATCCGCAGCCTTGGAGAAGTGACCCTGCAGGATCTCTGGAGCCATATACCTCGAATCTCCTTCCGTCGCGTGATGGTTGTTGGCCCTGTCCACATCGATGACCAGCCCAAAGTCCGCCAATTTGCACGTCTCGTCGTCCTCGCCGATCAGTACATTGTCCAGTTTAATGTCTAAATGGATGAGATTCCGGTCATGCAGCGATTTAAGTCCCCTAAGCAAATCTAGCAAGATGTGCCAGATGCGCTCCTCGGGTATCCTTTGGCAGCGCAGCAAGTACTGCTCCAGGCTTTCGCGGCACAGCTCCATTTGCATGTACAGCCGGTCGTACTGCTCCCAGGCGCGGATAAACCGGATGCAGTTCTCATGGCCGGAGAACTCTTCATACCGCCGGACCTCTTCCAGACGCTCCGCACGGTACTGTTCGCCGCGGAACAGCTGCTTGGAGATCTTGACCGCATATAACCGCCCGTCGGATCGGTCGCGCACCTGGAACACTTCGCCGAAGGATCCCTCGCCCAGTTTGGCCAGCCTTTCGAAGCACTGCTCGAAGTGTGACATGGAAAGGGTGCTCAGTTCTGCCTGGACTGGCGACGAGGGCAGCATACTGGAATCCAGGCACCCGGCGTCTCGGAAGGAGATCGCGTGGGCGATCTGTGAACTGTTGGCGCTGCAGGACCCCAGCGATTGGCTTCGGTTCAGATTGTTGTTGTCCACAGCGACGTAGCCACGCGTCTTGTACTTCGGCGGCCGGAAGCGATTGCTGTTCTCGCCATTGCACtgtttgtgtctgtgtttgtCGTCGTGCAATTCAGGGAGCGGCAGGCGATGatgcttttccattttcaattttgggTGTCTTTTCTTATGAGTGGGCGAGTGTGACCATATCGGACGACCGGCGAAATGCCCCGCTCGCCTGGGACAATAAGAGCCGGCTTTTACcacatttaacaaaatatatctatttttgtttagaagtataattatttgtttcAATTAACTAACGCTCCTGTAATTGTGTAAGGTTAATAAACACacataatttgttatttgatTGCATCCACTTATAGAGATGGTAGAGCCAGGGAGCAATATAAATactgaaatattttccaaactaAGCCACGCATATATCTATTGAGTTTTGTTAAATTACTAAATAATCTACAACATTTGATCGTCTCTTTATGCACAGGCTGCTTTTTCCAAGAAGCATGGCTTTTGCGAATGCTATATAATTCAAATATGCCGCCCACATGTGGTATTTTTTGCGGTACATCGCAAATAGCAAATGGTATTTGCAGTATTATGCCCATAGGTACCTGGTATATTTTAACGGTCCAACTGCGGCCGCACTGAGTTTATTAACAACAtagaaaacaacaaatttattagCAAAATGGTTAGCAAAAATATAGAAAGGTAAATACGGCGCCCAGTTACGTAGATGCACTGGGATTACGCAACGCACTCGACCTGGGTGCAGCCGAATTCCAGATCACAAGTGCACCTGCCCTGGTTATGCAATTTACTAGGCGGCTTCTTTATTTATCTCGACTGGACAATGGCTTCTGTGCTTCTGTTGTTCTCAGCTTAATCTTGACCTTAACCTTGAGCTGCACATCCAGATAACCGTGATTGATTTGTGTGTTGTTCTTCTACTTGTCCAGCACGAGTAAGGTGCCCACTTTCCATGTCATCCGCGAGGTCTACGACAGTTCCAATGCCCACGAAAGATTCGAGGCCGAACTGGACAAGGCGCTGGAAGCCAAGGTGGACTTCATTATCATAGAGCCGCCTCGCTTGGGCGACGAAACTGGTGAGCTCTTGGAAGTGTTCCTTTAAAGGATTGATCACTGACTACCTATCCTCACAGGTCGTTGGATCTGGGTGGGCAACTGCCTGCACAAGACGGCGGTGGCCAATGGAGTGATTGCCATGGTGGCCAGCTTGCTCTGGCGGGATCGCCCCCTGATTGCAGCACCCGCTTGTGCCCTCTCGATTTTTTGCACAGGACTGTACACGGTCTCCTGGAACTATGATCCTTGCTGTCAATATCAGGTATGAAACGAAATATTCCTGATTTCCAAGATTAAGCAACTAACTTTCGTTGGTCATTGCAGGTAGAAAATAATGACACTGTGTTGGAGAAACTCCCACTGACAGATGTCTCCTCGCCTGTGATTTTGGGCTACTCGTCCAACTCAAAAACCAAATACTTGCACCGCGGCGTATCCTTCCTCTCGGCTGCTTTGTGCGCCTGGCAGATTTGGAGGTCCTACAAGTAGGGAATTCGAAGGAGCCGCTGATATGGCCAGCTGCTGGATTTGGCCAGTCCTATAATAAGTTTAAATTAAGCACATAGGCGAATGCATTTCTTTTAGATTTTCGAACGATTTTAGCTCCGTGTATTGTCTTTCGTGAAACTTTTAAATGTTCCCAAGTCCCAGGCCACGTCTCTGTCCAGTGGCCATGTTTAGTGTTCCCGTGGCTGCCACTTAAACTGGCTAGCATGCTCATAACTTATTACGGTTCCCAAGCCTAAGTT from Drosophila yakuba strain Tai18E2 chromosome 3L, Prin_Dyak_Tai18E2_2.1, whole genome shotgun sequence carries:
- the LOC6533102 gene encoding membrane-associated tyrosine- and threonine-specific cdc2-inhibitory kinase, whose amino-acid sequence is MEKHHRLPLPELHDDKHRHKQCNGENSNRFRPPKYKTRGYVAVDNNNLNRSQSLGSCSANSSQIAHAISFRDAGCLDSSMLPSSPVQAELSTLSMSHFEQCFERLAKLGEGSFGEVFQVRDRSDGRLYAVKISKQLFRGEQYRAERLEEVRRYEEFSGHENCIRFIRAWEQYDRLYMQMELCRESLEQYLLRCQRIPEERIWHILLDLLRGLKSLHDRNLIHLDIKLDNVLIGEDDETCKLADFGLVIDVDRANNHHATEGDSRYMAPEILQGHFSKAADIFSLGIAMLELACYMDLPSNGPLWHELRHGILPEEFINKISLELQSVIKSMMMPDPAQRPTADQLLSHPKLQHLQKKRKSLMNLSMLSRSFRRSRRAVWGRMCNWKTAAFRYLLYFLEVLHLCKPITASQPNINLVPPSPSSKGVPLVPQVEFQLVGSTPIANRDCYASDFLSGEDPLDLSNQGTPNVINSTPLNTNQGKSRMDLLKNNVDSMGRYVQVHDFESPCSAMSSAKVLDTSSFRRKKLFVLEYDDE
- the LOC6533103 gene encoding transmembrane protein 11 homolog, mitochondrial, which encodes MVSKNIESTSKVPTFHVIREVYDSSNAHERFEAELDKALEAKVDFIIIEPPRLGDETGRWIWVGNCLHKTAVANGVIAMVASLLWRDRPLIAAPACALSIFCTGLYTVSWNYDPCCQYQVENNDTVLEKLPLTDVSSPVILGYSSNSKTKYLHRGVSFLSAALCAWQIWRSYK